The following coding sequences lie in one Zingiber officinale cultivar Zhangliang chromosome 2B, Zo_v1.1, whole genome shotgun sequence genomic window:
- the LOC122045345 gene encoding probable F-box protein At3g61730 isoform X1 — protein sequence MRSEVRKESMGGQQSRGAQTTELKETRGGGEIQPSSKRHRICRCSPRSAFLARHSCFNWYEEDVWTEVAKYLDGSDLVRLGLTNRWFHRLINEESVWKYACLRDLHVPPPFRVSFPWKQLYASAFDGSHSYSFRHKEKHIGENASTSTSLYALFSLLLIDSLVEPLDRMRIGAFFLDSPVVLLSETLTLPKRLPRPHDDRAKTIQCTGTCLLTDTRTGIWIADLQLVRCPVCNLNTCEGTMQVLDARHAELFLEQGYKDGSWDYEDIGSSRIEKSAGAATGAIFDVKHLLDPSTVGVMDAKAWVGQQDDWQPKARLSIHAVAVNTNLQANEGLQVRFQTMTSSGTDQKVVSIRISQQLI from the exons ATGAGATCTGAGGTGAGGAAAGAGTCGATGGGAGGACAACAGAGTAGAGGAGCGCAGACGACGGAGCTAAAAGAGACGAGAGGAGGCGGAGAGATCCAGCCATCGAGTAAGCGCCATCGAATCTGCAGGTGCTCGCCTCGCTCAGCGTTCCTCGCTCGCCATTCTTGCTTCAACTG GTACGAGGAGGACGTCTGGACGGAGGTGGCCAAGTATCTGGATGGTAGTGATTTGGTCAGGCTAGGTCTGACCAACCGCTGGTTCCACCGTCTGATCAACGAGGAGAGCGTCTGGAAGTATGCCTGCCTAAGGGACCTCCACGTCCCTCCGCCTTTCCGTGTGTCTTTCCCGTGGAAGCAACTCTACGCCTCCGCCTTCG ATGGCAGCCACTCTTATTCCTTCCGTCACAAGGAGAAGCACATCGGTGAGAATGCAAGTACTAGCACTTCCCTTTATGCCTTGTTCAGTTTGCTGCTAATTGATTCCCTTGTCGAACCGTTAGATCGGATGAGAATAGGGGCTTTCTTCTTAGACTCGCCCGTTGTTCTGCTATCGGAGACTCTGACTCTGCCTAAGAGGCTCCCGCGGCCCCATGACGACCGTGCGAAGACGATTCAGTGCACGGGCACGTGTCTGCTGACCGACACCCGGACCGGAATCTGGATCGCCG ATCTGCAACTGGTTCGGTGCCCTGTGTGCAACCTGAACACGTGCGAAG GGACGATGCAGGTGCTAGACGCGAGACACGCGGAGCTGTTCCTAGAGCAGGGGTACAAGGACGGCAGCTGGGACTACGAGGACATTGGTTCCAGCCGGATCGAGAAGTCTGCCGGCGCTGCCACTGGGGCAATCTTCGACGTGAAGCACCTCCTTGACCCTTCTACCGTTG GGGTGATGGATGCGAAGGCGTGGGTGGGGCAGCAGGACGACTGGCAGCCGAAGGCGAGGCTGTCGATCCATGCCGTGGCCGTCAACACCAACCTGCAGGCAAACGAGG GTCTTCAAGTGAGATTCCAGACGATGACAAGCTCGGGAACGGACCAAAAGGTGGTTTCAATTAGAATCTCgcaacaactcatttaa
- the LOC122045345 gene encoding probable F-box protein At3g61730 isoform X2, protein MRSEVRKESMGGQQSRGAQTTELKETRGGGEIQPSSKRHRICRCSPRSAFLARHSCFNWYEEDVWTEVAKYLDGSDLVRLGLTNRWFHRLINEESVWKYACLRDLHVPPPFRVSFPWKQLYASAFDGSHSYSFRHKEKHIDRMRIGAFFLDSPVVLLSETLTLPKRLPRPHDDRAKTIQCTGTCLLTDTRTGIWIADLQLVRCPVCNLNTCEGTMQVLDARHAELFLEQGYKDGSWDYEDIGSSRIEKSAGAATGAIFDVKHLLDPSTVGVMDAKAWVGQQDDWQPKARLSIHAVAVNTNLQANEGLQVRFQTMTSSGTDQKVVSIRISQQLI, encoded by the exons ATGAGATCTGAGGTGAGGAAAGAGTCGATGGGAGGACAACAGAGTAGAGGAGCGCAGACGACGGAGCTAAAAGAGACGAGAGGAGGCGGAGAGATCCAGCCATCGAGTAAGCGCCATCGAATCTGCAGGTGCTCGCCTCGCTCAGCGTTCCTCGCTCGCCATTCTTGCTTCAACTG GTACGAGGAGGACGTCTGGACGGAGGTGGCCAAGTATCTGGATGGTAGTGATTTGGTCAGGCTAGGTCTGACCAACCGCTGGTTCCACCGTCTGATCAACGAGGAGAGCGTCTGGAAGTATGCCTGCCTAAGGGACCTCCACGTCCCTCCGCCTTTCCGTGTGTCTTTCCCGTGGAAGCAACTCTACGCCTCCGCCTTCG ATGGCAGCCACTCTTATTCCTTCCGTCACAAGGAGAAGCACATCG ATCGGATGAGAATAGGGGCTTTCTTCTTAGACTCGCCCGTTGTTCTGCTATCGGAGACTCTGACTCTGCCTAAGAGGCTCCCGCGGCCCCATGACGACCGTGCGAAGACGATTCAGTGCACGGGCACGTGTCTGCTGACCGACACCCGGACCGGAATCTGGATCGCCG ATCTGCAACTGGTTCGGTGCCCTGTGTGCAACCTGAACACGTGCGAAG GGACGATGCAGGTGCTAGACGCGAGACACGCGGAGCTGTTCCTAGAGCAGGGGTACAAGGACGGCAGCTGGGACTACGAGGACATTGGTTCCAGCCGGATCGAGAAGTCTGCCGGCGCTGCCACTGGGGCAATCTTCGACGTGAAGCACCTCCTTGACCCTTCTACCGTTG GGGTGATGGATGCGAAGGCGTGGGTGGGGCAGCAGGACGACTGGCAGCCGAAGGCGAGGCTGTCGATCCATGCCGTGGCCGTCAACACCAACCTGCAGGCAAACGAGG GTCTTCAAGTGAGATTCCAGACGATGACAAGCTCGGGAACGGACCAAAAGGTGGTTTCAATTAGAATCTCgcaacaactcatttaa